Proteins encoded within one genomic window of Macrobrachium nipponense isolate FS-2020 chromosome 9, ASM1510439v2, whole genome shotgun sequence:
- the LOC135218611 gene encoding lactosylceramide 4-alpha-galactosyltransferase-like: MALLVYGAFLATSMFVFISQRVQSTDDFEDGNTVENSDGQRREIAKEEDVWWRKFICAKHLHPLLVPFKLPVLYRDIIPSRSQYNIFLVESSCIQRPAYRSICSVESYARQNPTAEVWYVMVAPSADDADGLLTKLSKQYLNLHFVSADLDLLFRGLPTYELFTSRLWMKSRWLEIHLSDMMRLALLGQTGGLFSDTDTVCMRDLTSLTNFVGRVTKEFINNAIFHFHRGNPILQKNLQRQNDFFGVEERGINGLVVMTDVIKEACNFTVPDQWEDFVVQRCQNVLLMPSKAFYPIPLKRSGDIFMENLGENLMKEISSSYIVHMWSGVSALSPVRIGSRSLYDTLAASFCPSTRDTANSTKGAIRYYGEALPGRAWHGGIGRP, encoded by the exons ATGGCGCTCCTAGTTTACGGCGCATTTTTGGCGACTTCAATGTTTGTCTTCATCTCCCAGCGAGTTCAGTCAACCGATGACTTCGAAGACGGGAATACCGTAG AGAACAGCGACGGTCAAAGACGAGAAATTGCAAAGGAAGAAGACGTGTGGTGGAGAAAATTCATTTGCGCCAAGCACCTTCACCCGCTTTTAGTTCCATTCAAGCTTCCTGTTTTGTACAG AGATATCATTCCTTCAAGAAGTCAATACAACATATTCCTGGTGGAATCTTCCTGCATCCAGAGACCTGCCTATCGTTCAATCTGCTCAGTAGAGAG CTACGCCCGGCAAAACCCCACTGCCGAAGTGTGGTACGTGATGGTCGCTCCCAGCGCTGACGATGCCGACGGCCTTCTGACGAAGCTATCGAAGCAGTACCTGAACCTCCACTTTGTCTCGGCTGATCTAGACCTGCTTTTTCGAGGGCTTCCTACGTACGAGCTCTTCACTTCGCGTTTGTGGATGAAGTCAC GCTGGCTCGAAATCCATCTCTCCGATATGATGCGTTTGGCCCTCCTGGGTCAGACTGGGGGTCTCTTCAGCGACACAGATACAGTTTGCATGAGGGACCTGACGTCCCTGACGAATTTCGTCGGGCGCGTGACGAAAGAATTCATCAACAACGCCATATTCCACTTCCATCGGGGGAATCCAATACTGCAGAAGAACCTTCAGAGGCAGAACGATTTTTTCGGC GTCGAAGAACGAGGCATCAATGGTTTAGTGGTGATGACGGACGTGATCAAAGAAGCCTGCAACTTCACTGTTCCGGACCAATGGGAAGATTTTGTCGTTCAAAGATGTCAAAACGTCCTCTTGATGCCCAGTAAAGCATTTTATCCCATTCCCCTGAAGAGAAGTGGAGACATCTTCATGGAAAATCTTGGAGAGAATCTAATGAAG GAAATATCTTCGAGTTACATCGTCCACATGTGGTCTGGAGTCTCAGCCCTTTCTCCTGTCAGGATTGGAAGCCGTAGCCTCTACGACACCCTCGCTGCTTCCTTTTGCCCTTCGACTCGAGACACTGCAAACTCAACGAAGGGAGCCATCAGGTACTACGGAGAAGCCTTGCCCGGCCGTGCTTGGCATGGAGGAATAGGGAGACCCTGA
- the LOC135218333 gene encoding uncharacterized protein LOC135218333, which produces MKTFALVALGLAALIGYSSAVEEEDNPEVKIFAGYVTRTRFKVLTSSTLLSCISSLNQNAKCGGRRRRSRPSNMEGELSIMEPSIALDGSEGDVSVAKRDVSKQEAKADEDKGKLFVSLTTFTTMTTTSYTANTSTTVSVSFHCIPPDGIKLPYCL; this is translated from the exons ATGAAGACTTTCGCTCTAGTGGCACTGGGACTTGCGGCCCTGATCGGCTATTCGTCAGCAGTTGAAGAAGAGG ACAACCCCGAAGTGAAGATCTTCGCCGGCTACGTCACCCGAACCCGATTCAAGGTCCTCACTTCCTCGACGCTCCTCAGCTGCATCTCGTCCTTGAACCAGAATGCCAAGTGCGGCGGCCGAAGGAGGAGGAGCCGCCCCAGCAACATGGAGGGCGAACTCTC AATCATGGAACCCAGCATAGCACTGGACGGCTCCGAGGGAGATGTGAGCGTCGCAAAGAGGGACGTCTCCAAACAGGAGGCGAAAGCTGACGAAGATAAAGGGAAGCTGTTCGTGTCCCTGACCACATTCACGACGATGACGACGACTTCCTACACTGCCAACACCTCGACCACTGTGTCCGTCTCCTTCCACTGCATTCCCCCAGACGGCATCAAGCTTCCTTACTGTCTGTAA